One stretch of Qipengyuania gelatinilytica DNA includes these proteins:
- the nagZ gene encoding beta-N-acetylhexosaminidase gives MTPAIFGISGLALTADERAFFKEADPAGYILFGRNCETRDQMRALTDDLRSIHGRDQLIVSIDQEGGRVSRMKPPEWPKYPAGEAFAKLYEIAPASAIEAARINAEAMAHELALVGVSVDYHAPFDVRRPETDDVIGDRALGSEPMQVAALGRAVLDGMARGGVVGCLKHMPGHGRATVDSHKELPRVSASEEELEVDIEPFRTLSSHPLGMSAHLVFDAWDADNPATLSRTVIENVIRGKIGFDGLLLTDDIDMQALEGTIPDRGAKALAAGCDIILNCWAKMDDQQEIANRFPTMSEATTARLERVHAAMGATAQDCDPAELLAKRDALLAIAEEAA, from the coding sequence ATGACGCCCGCCATTTTCGGCATTTCCGGCCTTGCACTCACGGCCGACGAACGCGCCTTCTTCAAGGAGGCCGATCCCGCGGGCTACATCCTGTTCGGACGCAATTGCGAAACGCGCGACCAGATGCGCGCGCTGACCGATGATTTGCGCTCGATTCACGGGCGCGATCAGCTGATTGTCTCGATCGACCAGGAAGGTGGCCGCGTGTCGCGGATGAAGCCGCCCGAATGGCCGAAATATCCGGCTGGCGAGGCCTTCGCCAAGCTCTACGAAATTGCCCCTGCCTCCGCGATCGAGGCGGCGCGGATCAATGCCGAGGCGATGGCCCATGAACTGGCCCTCGTCGGCGTCAGCGTGGACTATCATGCGCCGTTCGATGTCAGGCGGCCCGAGACCGACGATGTGATCGGTGACAGGGCACTCGGTAGCGAGCCGATGCAGGTGGCGGCGCTGGGCCGTGCGGTGCTCGACGGGATGGCGCGCGGCGGCGTGGTCGGTTGCCTCAAGCACATGCCGGGGCATGGACGCGCCACGGTAGACAGCCACAAGGAACTGCCCCGCGTCAGCGCGAGCGAGGAGGAGCTCGAAGTCGATATCGAACCCTTCCGCACCTTGTCCTCGCACCCGCTCGGCATGAGCGCGCACCTCGTCTTCGACGCTTGGGATGCGGACAATCCGGCGACGCTTTCGAGGACCGTCATCGAGAATGTCATCCGCGGCAAGATCGGCTTCGACGGCCTGCTGCTGACCGACGATATCGACATGCAGGCGCTCGAGGGCACGATTCCCGATCGCGGCGCGAAGGCGCTTGCGGCGGGTTGCGACATCATTTTGAATTGCTGGGCGAAAATGGACGACCAGCAGGAAATCGCGAACCGCTTTCCGACGATGTCCGAGGCGACGACTGCCCGGCTCGAGCGGGTCCATGCTGCCATGGGCGCGACGGCCCAGGATTGCGATCCTGCAGAGCTCCTCGCCAAGCGCGACGCGCTGCTCGCGATTGCGGAGGAAGCGGCATGA
- a CDS encoding segregation and condensation protein A, which yields MTEGMLFADTPQQGSEDWDGIAAEATADTDALYLELDGWEGPLDLLLDLARRQKVDLREISILALVEQYLEYIEQAEALKLELAADYLVMAAWLAYLKSAMLLPKEEQEDPSPEELALKLQLRLQRLGAMREAAGRLMGGDRIGRDVFLRGSPEGLAIVRKTQWECDQFALIEAYGRVKARTAPAVHMVRERPVMTLESALDRVSNMLGVTLEWMELRDFLPPHAEPRLRKSALASSFVAALELARMGKAEIAQEEVFGPMRLRRVA from the coding sequence ATGACCGAAGGGATGCTGTTTGCCGACACGCCCCAGCAGGGCAGCGAAGACTGGGACGGCATCGCCGCCGAAGCGACGGCGGACACGGATGCCCTCTACCTGGAGCTCGATGGCTGGGAAGGGCCGCTCGACCTCCTGCTCGACCTCGCGCGGCGCCAGAAGGTCGACCTGCGCGAGATTTCGATCCTCGCGCTGGTTGAACAATATCTCGAATATATCGAGCAGGCCGAGGCGCTGAAGCTGGAACTGGCCGCCGATTACCTCGTGATGGCGGCGTGGCTCGCCTATCTGAAATCGGCCATGCTCCTGCCCAAGGAAGAGCAGGAAGATCCCAGCCCCGAAGAGCTCGCACTCAAGCTGCAACTGCGCCTCCAGCGGCTCGGCGCGATGCGTGAGGCCGCTGGCCGCCTCATGGGCGGGGACCGGATCGGGCGCGACGTGTTCCTGCGCGGATCGCCCGAAGGCCTCGCCATCGTCCGCAAGACGCAGTGGGAATGCGACCAGTTCGCCCTGATCGAGGCCTACGGCCGAGTGAAGGCTCGCACTGCGCCGGCGGTCCACATGGTCCGCGAACGACCGGTCATGACGCTCGAATCAGCGCTCGATCGCGTATCGAACATGCTCGGCGTGACGCTGGAGTGGATGGAATTGCGCGATTTCCTGCCGCCGCATGCCGAACCGCGCCTGCGCAAGTCGGCGCTCGCCTCCAGCTTCGTCGCTGCGCTCGAACTGGCGCGCATGGGCAAGGCGGAGATTGCGCAGGAAGAAGTCTTCGGACCGATGCGACTGAGGCGGGTCGCGTGA
- the scpB gene encoding SMC-Scp complex subunit ScpB gives MSVDALAGFLGDAEKAEVREALKTLAETYEKRGVHLVERGKRWHFETAPDLAHLLRKEREQVRRLSRAATEVLAIIAYHEPVSRAEIESIRGVQTSGGTLDVLMEAGWVKIAGRREVPGRPTIYATTPEFLDHFGLTSRRDLPGIAELRATGLLDPVEDAYEDLMGTDDTQEASKDDLEADEASDAA, from the coding sequence ATGAGCGTGGACGCGCTCGCAGGCTTTCTTGGCGACGCGGAGAAAGCGGAAGTGCGCGAGGCGCTGAAAACGCTCGCCGAAACCTATGAAAAGCGCGGCGTGCATCTCGTCGAGCGGGGCAAGCGCTGGCATTTCGAGACTGCGCCTGATCTCGCACACCTGCTGCGCAAGGAGCGCGAACAGGTCCGCCGCCTGAGCCGTGCGGCCACCGAAGTCCTTGCGATCATCGCCTATCACGAACCGGTCAGCCGCGCGGAAATCGAATCGATCCGCGGCGTGCAGACAAGCGGCGGGACGCTCGACGTCCTCATGGAAGCGGGCTGGGTGAAGATCGCCGGACGGCGCGAGGTGCCGGGGCGCCCAACCATCTATGCGACGACGCCGGAATTCCTCGACCACTTCGGCCTCACAAGCCGCCGCGACCTGCCGGGAATCGCGGAATTGCGCGCCACAGGCCTGCTCGATCCGGTCGAAGACGCCTATGAGGACCTGATGGGCACGGACGATACGCAAGAGGCATCAAAGGACGATCTTGAGGCCGACGAAGCCTCCGATGCGGCCTGA
- the tatA gene encoding twin-arginine translocase TatA/TatE family subunit translates to MSLGPWQLIIIALVILVLFGRGRISEMMGDFGKGIKSFKKGMNEEDSEPAKQISHDAKPAGEGLTEDQVKTTSDPK, encoded by the coding sequence ATGTCGCTCGGCCCCTGGCAGCTCATCATTATCGCCCTCGTGATCCTCGTCCTGTTCGGTCGTGGTCGCATTTCCGAAATGATGGGTGATTTCGGTAAGGGAATCAAAAGCTTCAAGAAGGGCATGAACGAGGAAGACTCCGAGCCCGCGAAGCAGATCTCGCACGATGCGAAGCCTGCGGGCGAAGGCCTGACGGAAGATCAGGTCAAGACCACGTCCGACCCGAAGTAA
- the tatB gene encoding Sec-independent protein translocase protein TatB encodes MFDIGAAELLVIVIVAILVIGPKDMPKAMRTAGRWIGKLRRMSSHFRSGLDEMVRQAEIEDMEEKWSQKNKEIMAKYPTGNEPDGGAPENLLPPEMEPLASAGETADPDAAAEAAIKRAAPKKAPEHGGEKSADEPGLPFGNPEKDG; translated from the coding sequence ATGTTCGACATCGGCGCGGCCGAATTGCTGGTGATCGTCATTGTGGCGATCCTCGTGATCGGCCCCAAGGACATGCCAAAAGCCATGCGTACCGCCGGTCGCTGGATCGGCAAGCTGCGCCGGATGTCCTCGCATTTCCGTTCCGGCCTCGATGAAATGGTCCGCCAGGCCGAGATCGAGGACATGGAAGAGAAGTGGTCGCAGAAGAACAAGGAAATCATGGCGAAATACCCGACCGGTAACGAACCGGACGGGGGCGCGCCGGAAAACCTCCTGCCGCCCGAGATGGAGCCTCTTGCTTCTGCCGGCGAAACCGCGGATCCCGATGCCGCCGCCGAGGCCGCGATAAAGCGGGCCGCGCCGAAAAAGGCCCCCGAACACGGCGGCGAGAAGTCCGCCGACGAACCGGGGCTGCCCTTCGGTAATCCGGAAAAGGACGGCTGA
- the tatC gene encoding twin-arginine translocase subunit TatC: MAFEVKDIDETQAPLLDHLIELRTRLVRCVAALVLAFGVCLYFADQILGFLIQPLKKAFPEGQGQLIFTKLYEVFFVELKVALFAGFCISFPYIANQLWAFVAPGLYAKEKKAFLPFLFATPFLFLAGASLAYYIVMPTAFEWFLGFEGSAGGVEIQALPTANEYLGLVMQFILAFGMSFLLPVLLLLLHRAGIVTRDQLVGARRYVIVLVVALAAIITPPDPGSQLLLAVPLLLLFEGSLILMRIFDKRSAKEAPAERDEPEVDQSAS; the protein is encoded by the coding sequence ATGGCGTTCGAGGTCAAGGACATCGACGAGACGCAGGCGCCGCTGCTCGACCACCTGATCGAATTGCGCACGCGGCTGGTGCGCTGCGTTGCCGCGCTGGTGCTGGCCTTCGGCGTCTGCCTCTATTTCGCCGACCAGATCCTCGGCTTCCTGATCCAGCCGCTCAAGAAGGCCTTTCCCGAGGGGCAGGGCCAGCTGATCTTCACCAAGCTCTACGAGGTGTTCTTCGTCGAGCTGAAAGTGGCGCTGTTCGCGGGCTTCTGTATCTCGTTTCCCTATATCGCGAACCAGCTCTGGGCCTTCGTTGCCCCCGGCCTTTATGCGAAGGAAAAGAAGGCGTTCCTGCCTTTCCTTTTTGCCACACCCTTCCTGTTTCTCGCCGGCGCGAGCCTTGCCTATTACATCGTCATGCCGACCGCCTTCGAGTGGTTCCTCGGCTTCGAGGGGTCTGCAGGCGGCGTCGAAATCCAGGCGCTGCCGACGGCGAACGAGTATCTCGGCCTCGTCATGCAGTTCATCCTCGCTTTCGGGATGAGCTTCCTGCTGCCGGTGCTGCTCCTGCTGTTGCACCGCGCGGGTATCGTGACGCGCGACCAGCTGGTGGGTGCGCGCCGCTACGTGATCGTGCTCGTCGTCGCGCTGGCAGCGATCATCACGCCGCCCGACCCGGGCTCGCAGCTCCTGCTGGCCGTGCCACTGCTCCTGTTGTTCGAAGGCTCGCTGATACTCATGCGCATCTTCGACAAGCGCAGCGCCAAGGAGGCGCCCGCCGAAAGGGACGAGCCCGAAGTAGATCAGTCGGCGTCGTAG
- a CDS encoding amidohydrolase yields the protein MKLKFAAAFLASAIAMPAHADVLIDNVTGITMDADGKVKRFEALVIDDDGKIAQVIERGQERPRTDYREDGEGRVMIPGIIDAHAHVMGVGFGALTLDLSDTNSLEEALDKIRTFAAENEARPWILGRGWNQEKWGLGRFPTAEELDSAVSDRPVYLARVDGHAGWANSLAMRAAGITADTKSPSGGRIEKLADGKTPSGIFVDAAEQLMNAAVPAPRPIERDLAFIEAQKVLHSFGITAVADMGTTIEDWQAFRRAGDNGSLTLRIMSYAAGPDQMTLISGARPSLWLYDDKLRMNGVKLYLDGALGSRGAWLKQPYSDDPHNNGLPLMAPAQLRNVLVRAAQGGFQPAVHAIGTAANAEALAAIGEIAESFDGDRRWRIEHVQIVDPADLPKLAEHGIISSMQPVHQTSDMFMAEARLGEDRLEGAYAWNTILEMGGRLAFGSDTPVESPDPFAGFAAAITRSNAAGEPFGGWRATERVTREQALSGFTADAAYAGFAEGRFGRLLPGERADFVLVDVDPLLATPEEIRGTKVLETWVGGQKVYDAD from the coding sequence CCGGCATCACGATGGATGCAGACGGCAAGGTCAAACGCTTCGAAGCGCTGGTGATCGATGACGACGGCAAGATCGCGCAGGTCATCGAGCGCGGTCAGGAACGGCCCCGCACCGATTATCGCGAGGACGGCGAAGGCCGCGTCATGATTCCCGGGATCATCGATGCCCATGCCCATGTCATGGGTGTCGGCTTCGGCGCGCTGACGCTCGATCTGTCGGACACCAATTCGCTCGAGGAAGCGCTCGACAAGATCCGCACCTTCGCCGCCGAGAACGAGGCCCGCCCGTGGATCCTCGGTCGCGGCTGGAACCAGGAGAAATGGGGCCTCGGTCGCTTCCCGACGGCAGAGGAACTCGACAGCGCCGTGTCCGACCGTCCGGTCTACCTCGCCCGCGTCGACGGCCATGCAGGCTGGGCCAACAGCCTCGCCATGCGCGCAGCCGGCATCACCGCCGATACGAAGTCGCCGAGCGGCGGGCGGATCGAGAAGCTGGCCGATGGGAAAACTCCCTCGGGCATTTTCGTCGACGCGGCAGAGCAGCTGATGAACGCGGCCGTCCCTGCCCCGCGCCCGATCGAACGCGACCTCGCCTTCATCGAAGCGCAGAAGGTCCTGCACAGCTTCGGCATCACTGCCGTGGCCGACATGGGCACGACGATTGAGGACTGGCAGGCCTTCCGCCGGGCTGGCGACAACGGCTCGCTCACCCTGCGCATCATGTCCTATGCTGCCGGGCCCGACCAGATGACATTGATCTCGGGCGCACGTCCCTCGCTGTGGCTCTATGACGACAAGCTGCGGATGAACGGGGTGAAGCTCTATCTCGACGGCGCCCTGGGCAGCCGCGGGGCCTGGCTCAAGCAGCCCTATTCGGACGATCCGCACAACAACGGCCTGCCGCTCATGGCACCGGCACAGCTGCGCAACGTACTCGTGCGCGCCGCACAGGGCGGGTTCCAGCCCGCTGTCCACGCGATCGGCACCGCGGCCAATGCCGAGGCCCTCGCCGCGATCGGCGAGATCGCGGAAAGCTTCGACGGCGATCGCCGCTGGCGGATCGAGCATGTCCAGATCGTCGACCCGGCAGACCTGCCCAAGCTCGCAGAGCACGGCATTATCTCAAGCATGCAACCGGTCCACCAGACCAGCGACATGTTCATGGCCGAAGCCCGGCTTGGCGAAGATCGCCTGGAAGGCGCCTATGCGTGGAACACGATCCTCGAAATGGGCGGACGTCTCGCGTTCGGCTCCGACACTCCCGTGGAATCGCCCGATCCCTTCGCTGGTTTTGCGGCAGCCATCACCCGCAGCAATGCGGCAGGCGAGCCCTTTGGCGGCTGGCGGGCAACCGAACGGGTCACTCGCGAACAGGCACTTTCGGGCTTTACCGCCGACGCCGCCTATGCAGGTTTCGCGGAAGGGCGTTTCGGCAGGCTGCTGCCCGGAGAACGGGCCGACTTCGTCCTCGTCGATGTCGATCCGCTACTGGCAACGCCTGAGGAAATCCGCGGCACGAAGGTGCTCGAAACCTGGGTGGGCGGACAGAAAGTCTACGACGCCGACTGA